From Brassica oleracea var. oleracea cultivar TO1000 chromosome C3, BOL, whole genome shotgun sequence, a single genomic window includes:
- the LOC106330017 gene encoding uncharacterized protein LOC106330017: MWRKLLKLRTQVYQFIRYEVNDGKTAFFWFDDWLQQGKLIDITGAAGTYHLGVARTARVCDAVSQEVWNIRGQRSRFFHDLYERILSAPVPHRCQGQDDVMWRHSDGDYKPYFSSAELGSKLEKKRTQCSGAKASGLLKEFHASPS; the protein is encoded by the coding sequence ATGTGGAGGAAGCTCTTAAAACTAAGAACGCAGGTCTACCAGTTCATCAGATATGAGGTGAATGATGGTAAGACAGCGTTCTTTTGGTTTGACGACTGGCTGCAGCAAGGGAAACTTATAGACATAACTGGAGCAGCAGGTACTTATCATCTTGGTGTGGCTCGTACTGCTCGGGTGTGTGATGCAGTCTCGCAGGAAGTATGGAATATTAGAGGACAGAGAAGTCGCTTTTTCCATGACCTTTATGAGCGTATTCTAAGCGCACCGGTTCCTCACCGCTGTCAGGGGCAAGATGATGTGATGTGGAGGCACTCAGATGGAGACTACAAACCCTATTTTTCATCGGCAGAACTTGGGAGCAAATTAGAGAAAAAAAGAACACAGTGTTCTGGAGCAAAGGCATCTGGTTTACTCAAGGAGTTCCACGCTTCTCCTTCATAG
- the LOC106333873 gene encoding auxin-responsive protein SAUR71-like, whose protein sequence is MESPIMKTWRKIKTFGQTSSSTTASFTRSKTWNGSAHLEDAKNSESIGKIKKKCFTVYVGPMKQRIVVKMKLLNHPLFKNLLEAAENEYGYRRDGPIVLPCEVDFFFKVLADIKSDVHGDDYDDDDDGLISPPICGWGSPSMRRNGSYKLLRSPSLFKWNRF, encoded by the coding sequence ATGGAGAGTCCGATAATGAAGACATGGAGAAAAATAAAGACTTTTGGCCAAACGAGCTCTTCAACCACGGCTTCGTTCACAAGAAGCAAGACTTGGAATGGCTCTGCTCATCTTGAGGATGCTAAGAACAGCGAATCCATAGGAAAGATCAAGAAAAAGTGTTTCACCGTTTACGTTGGTCCCATGAAACAGAGAATCGTGGTGAAAATGAAACTTTTGAACCATCCTTTGTTCAAGAACTTGTTAGAAGCCGCAGAGAACGAATATGGATATAGACGTGATGGGCCCATTGTTCTTCCGTGCGAGGTTGACTTCTTCTTCAAGGTTTTGGCTGATATAAAGTCTGATGTTCATGGTGATGATTATGATGACGATGATGATGGTTTGATTAGTCCTCCGATTTGCGGGTGGGGTAGTCCCAGCATGAGAAGGAACGGTTCGTACAAGCTTCTTCGATCTCCATCCTTGTTCAAGTGGAATAGATTTTGA
- the LOC106333370 gene encoding putative methylesterase 19, producing MLKVKKAMEKENQKRFVLVHGLCHGAWTWYKLKTQLEAAGHCVTAVDLAASGINMTRLDEIQTLVDYSKPLLDILSSLGSDEDKVILVAHSMGGIPVALAADIFPSKIAAIVFVTSFMPDTRNPPAYVLENLSSTSQMDWLDTVTGFYGTPDRLLRFSLAGPKSMAKYAYQLSPLEDLVLATMLVRVNPVVTNNLAGTKSFSEERYGSVTRIYIICGEDNMIPEDYQRWMISNFPVKEVMEIKNADHMAMFSKPQELCARLVGIANKYA from the exons ATGTTGAAAGTAAAGAAGGCAATGGAGAAGGAGAACCAGAAGCGGTTTGTGCTCGTCCATGGGCTTTGCCACGGCGCGTGGACTTGGTACAAACTGAAAACGCAGTTGGAGGCTGCAGGTCACTGTGTGACAGCAGTGGATCTGGCTGCTTCGGGTATAAACATGACCAGATTGGATGAGATTCAGACATTGGTGGATTACTCCAAACCCTTGCTTGATATTCTGAGCTCGCTTGGCTCGGATGAAGACAAAGTGATTCTTGTTGCTCATAGCATGGGAGGCATACCCGTTGCCCTTGCTGCGGACATCTTCCCAAGTAAGATTGCTGCTATTGTCTTCGTGACATCTTTCATGCCAGACACAAGAAACCCACCTGCTTATGTTCTAGAAAAT CTGTCAAGTACTTCACAAATGGACTGGTTGGACACTGTGACTGGATTCTACGGGACACCTGATCGTCTTCTACGGTTTTCTCTTGCGGGACCAAAGTCCATGGCCAAATATGCCTATCAGTTATCTCCGCTTGAG GACCTTGTACTGGCGACCATGTTGGTGAGGGTAAACCCGGTAGTTACAAACAATCTGGCAGGGACAAAAAGCTTTAGTGAGGAAAGGTACGGATCTGTTACGCGTATCTACATCATATGCGGAGAGGATAATATGATACCGGAGGATTACCAGCGTTGGATGATCAGCAATTTTCCTGTAAAAGAAGTAATGGAGATCAAAAATGCAGATCATATGGCAATGTTCTCCAAGCCTCAAGAACTATGTGCTCGTCTCGTGGGGATTGCTAATAAATATGCGTGA
- the LOC106333424 gene encoding putative methylesterase 19, with amino-acid sequence MDRQKRIVLIHGLCHGAWSWYKVKPQLEAAGHCVTAVDLASSGINMTRLEEIQTLEDYCKPLLEFLSSLCSDDEKVILVAHSMGGICAALAADIFPCKIAAIVFLTGFMPDTRNPPAYVYEKFLKSIPREEWLDTVLGKYGKPDCPLDFALLGPKFLAKKVYQLSPRKDLELAKTLVRANPFVTNNLAGTRSFSEEGYGSITRIYIISGESNIVLEDYQRWMIRNFQPKEVMEIKDADHMAMFSKPQELCARLLEIACKYA; translated from the exons ATGGACAGGCAGAAGCGAATTGTGCTCATTCATGGGCTCTGCCACGGCGCATGGTCTTGGTACAAAGTGAAACCGCAGCTGGAGGCAGCGGGGCACTGTGTAACTGCAGTTGATCTAGCTTCGTCGGGTATAAACATGACCAGATTGGAAGAGATTCAGACTTTAGAAGATTACTGCAAACCATTGCTTGAGTTTCTGAGCTCGCTTTGCTCAGATGACGAAAAGGTGATTCTTGTTGCTCATAGCATGGGAGGAATATGCGCTGCACTTGCTGCTGACATCTTCCCTTGCAAGATTGCTGCTATTGTCTTCTTGACAGGTTTCATGCCTGACACAAGAAACCCACCTGCTTATGTGTACGAAAAG TTCTTAAAAAGCATTCCACGAGAGGAATGGTTGGACACCGTGTTGGGAAAGTACGGGAAACCTGATTGTCCTCTAGATTTTGCTCTTTTGGGACCAAAGTTCCTGGCCAAGAAAGTGTATCAACTCTCTCCACGTAAA GATCTTGAATTGGCGAAAACGTTGGTGAGGGCAAACCCCTTCGTTACAAACAATCTGGCAGGGACGAGAAGCTTCAGCGAAGAAGGATACGGATCCATTACACGTATATATATAATATCTGGAGAGAGTAATATAGTACTTGAGGATTACCAGCGTTGGATGATCAGGAACTTTCAGCCAAAAGAAGTAATGGAGATCAAAGATGCAGATCATATGGCAATGTTCTCCAAGCCTCAAGAACTATGTGCTCGTCTCTTGGAAATCGCTTGTAAATATGCATAA